In Bacillus toyonensis BCT-7112, a single window of DNA contains:
- the panC gene encoding pantoate--beta-alanine ligase, whose protein sequence is MKIITTVQEMQQITSELRTSGKNIGFVPTMGYLHEGHATLLRKAREENEIVVLSVFVNPLQFGPNEDLERYPRDIERDESVAKENGVDYLFYPSVEEMYPAEQTTTVEVVKRTDVLCGKQRPGHFSGVATVLMKLFNIVMPNRAYFGMKDAQQVAVIEGFVTDFNIPVTIVPVDIVREEDGLAKSSRNVYLSQEEREEASHLYRSLCIAKERIEAGERNSEIITNLVKEHIETYTKGTVDYADLYAYPSLAIVGEMEGRIILAIAVKFENVRLIDNITLTVK, encoded by the coding sequence ATGAAAATCATAACTACAGTGCAAGAGATGCAGCAAATTACGAGCGAACTTCGTACAAGTGGAAAGAATATTGGTTTTGTTCCAACGATGGGTTATTTACATGAAGGGCATGCTACTTTATTACGCAAGGCAAGAGAAGAAAATGAAATTGTAGTTTTAAGTGTGTTTGTAAACCCACTACAGTTTGGGCCGAACGAAGATTTAGAGCGATACCCTCGTGATATTGAGAGAGATGAAAGTGTAGCAAAAGAAAACGGTGTGGATTATTTATTTTATCCGAGTGTAGAAGAAATGTATCCGGCAGAACAAACAACAACAGTAGAAGTTGTAAAGCGTACTGACGTATTATGTGGAAAACAAAGACCTGGTCACTTTTCTGGAGTTGCGACTGTACTAATGAAATTATTTAATATTGTAATGCCAAATCGTGCTTATTTCGGTATGAAAGACGCACAACAAGTTGCTGTAATTGAAGGATTTGTAACTGATTTCAATATTCCAGTAACGATCGTACCAGTTGATATTGTAAGAGAAGAAGATGGATTGGCAAAAAGTTCTCGTAATGTGTATTTATCACAAGAAGAACGTGAAGAGGCTTCTCATTTATACCGCAGTCTATGTATAGCGAAAGAAAGAATTGAGGCAGGCGAACGTAATTCAGAAATCATTACAAATCTTGTGAAAGAACATATTGAGACGTATACGAAAGGTACTGTAGATTATGCGGATTTATATGCATATCCGTCATTGGCAATAGTAGGGGAAATGGAAGGAAGAATCATTTTAGCTATTGCAGTTAAGTTTGAAAATGTAAGATTAATTGACAATATAACATTAACGGTTAAATAA